The Brevibacillus humidisoli DNA segment GTCGGCACAATGGTATTGATTCCTCGAGTGGTCGATTCCGTCAAGATTCCCGTACTGGCCAGCGGTGGTATCGGTGACGGACGGGGGTTGATGGCGGCACTATCGCTGGGAGCGGATGGCATAGAGATGGGAACCCGTTTTATTGCCACACAAGAGTGCATTCATGCCCATCAAGCGTATAAAGATTCACTGCTGAAAGGGACGGAGAGCGACACGTCCGTTATAAAGCAGTCATTGGGAACACCTGCACGAGTGGTACGAACCCCCGGTTCGGAGCAGATCTTGGCCATGGAGCGGGAAGGAGCCGATTACGAACGGCTGAAGCCATACATAAGTGGAGAACGCAACCGTCGTTTTATTTACGAGGGAGACGCGCAGGAAGGGTTCGGATGGGCAGGCCAGGTGATCGGGTTGATCGACGACGTGCCAACTGTACATCAGCTGTTCGAGAGGATGATGGGGGAAGCAGAAAGCGTTTATCGCCGCCTGCAGACGACGCTGATCAGCCCATAACCTGTGAATTGCAAAAAAAGAACAGGTTCCGCTGATTTCAGATGAAAGCGGACCTGTTCTTTCGCATATATTTAGGATTACCTGGCGTATCAGGAAGTGGGTGACGAAACAGCCGGTTTGCTCAGATTATACAGTTTCGTCAAGACAGAAAAGGTGTGCTGCAAGCGTTCGAGCAGCTGCTTGCCATCGGCGAGTACCGGATCATGCCGATCAATCGTGATGCCGCACAATAGTTCTGCTTTCTTTACATTTTGCAGCCGTTCGATCAACCGGAGCACCCCTTCTGGCCCCAACTCCGCCTGCGGGGTACTTTCCGGCTGAGTGTGATCGGGGGACCAGCGGTAGTCGTCGGGTACAATGGTCAGGAGCTGATCAAGCTGCCCTTTCAGTACCTGTCCGATTTCCTTTTTGTACGGTGATTCGTATATCAAAGCGAACCAGACGAATAAATGGGTGTTCCATATCCCGACTTGGAAATGGGGGTGTTTTTTGTAACCGCGTCTGTCACCCGCCCAGGCTACCCAGGTGTCATCTGGAGGATTTACCGTGCGACGGGCGTGCTTCGCAACATGATAAAACATCTCGTCTCCTGTCGCTGCTGACAATGATGGAGCGAAATGCTGTCCCAACCATTCAAGTTTGGGGCGGACAATGGTCTTGATGGCCTCCATCCGCTCATCCAGTCCATCGATTGTGAACACATTGAAATCTTCCTGCTGAAATCCGCTGAAGTTGTTCAATGAAGCCGCTCCTTTCCTATCTCTTGGCGGGCCGTGCACATACCGTCAGCAAAAAATGGGCAAGCAGTATGAGGCACTGTCGCCGTAACTTTCCATATGATAACATAACCGCTGGCAAAATGATAAGTGCAACTTGGGCAACAAACCCACTGGAAAAAACGCAAGAAAAGTTAGATAATAAGGATAAGGCAGACTTGTCTAAAAGCAGACTGGATCCGCTGCTTTGTCATCGGAAGAGCGTGGGGAGCTGAGATGCTTCCTG contains these protein-coding regions:
- a CDS encoding NAD(P)H-dependent flavin oxidoreductase → MKTRVTELLQIRYPIVQGGLAYLAYAELAAAVSNAGGLGQITAMSLPSPEALREEIHRVRSLTDKPFGVNFAIGQHNRPYEHMLDVAIEERVEVVSITGGNPEPLIRRLEPHNIKKLVLVAAVRQAQKAEAVGADAVMAVGQEGGGHLGRDDVGTMVLIPRVVDSVKIPVLASGGIGDGRGLMAALSLGADGIEMGTRFIATQECIHAHQAYKDSLLKGTESDTSVIKQSLGTPARVVRTPGSEQILAMEREGADYERLKPYISGERNRRFIYEGDAQEGFGWAGQVIGLIDDVPTVHQLFERMMGEAESVYRRLQTTLISP
- a CDS encoding YktB family protein, encoding MNNFSGFQQEDFNVFTIDGLDERMEAIKTIVRPKLEWLGQHFAPSLSAATGDEMFYHVAKHARRTVNPPDDTWVAWAGDRRGYKKHPHFQVGIWNTHLFVWFALIYESPYKKEIGQVLKGQLDQLLTIVPDDYRWSPDHTQPESTPQAELGPEGVLRLIERLQNVKKAELLCGITIDRHDPVLADGKQLLERLQHTFSVLTKLYNLSKPAVSSPTS